A single Brevundimonas sp. SL130 DNA region contains:
- a CDS encoding cell envelope integrity protein TolA — MRRPGSSESWPAILGSIALHAGVVALAFVSFSHKAEDAPPLVHSVPVSIVSETVIEAAAADNPQPEPSPDDAATAPVSAPETPTPPVPQPTPPPPTPTPAPPRPTPRPTPAPRPTPPRPSPPTPEKARPTPPRPTPPTPARPAPKRNEPSLDLDALAGPTRNTNQRGRPATGQQGAGSASQATGPQVTAIFNQVYPNWVLPCDIPGADQLRIQVELTLSPDGRITRGPTLINPQSSSVYRAAADGALRALRQTAPFDVPEGFPGGAYRPTFNTERACRNR, encoded by the coding sequence TTGCGCCGTCCCGGTTCTTCAGAATCTTGGCCCGCCATTCTGGGGTCCATCGCCCTGCACGCCGGGGTGGTCGCGCTCGCCTTCGTTTCGTTTTCACACAAGGCGGAGGACGCCCCGCCGTTGGTGCATTCCGTGCCTGTCTCAATCGTTTCCGAGACGGTGATTGAGGCCGCAGCCGCTGACAATCCCCAGCCGGAACCCTCGCCCGACGACGCCGCGACCGCGCCGGTGAGCGCGCCGGAGACGCCGACGCCGCCGGTCCCTCAGCCCACGCCGCCGCCGCCGACCCCAACGCCCGCGCCGCCGCGTCCGACCCCACGGCCGACGCCCGCGCCGCGTCCCACACCGCCCCGTCCGTCGCCGCCGACGCCTGAGAAGGCCCGCCCGACGCCGCCGCGTCCGACCCCGCCGACCCCCGCCCGGCCCGCGCCGAAACGCAATGAGCCCAGTCTGGATCTGGACGCCCTGGCCGGGCCGACCCGCAACACCAACCAGCGCGGACGCCCGGCGACGGGGCAGCAGGGAGCGGGCAGCGCCTCACAGGCCACCGGGCCGCAGGTGACGGCCATCTTCAACCAGGTCTATCCGAACTGGGTTCTGCCCTGCGACATCCCCGGCGCCGACCAGCTTCGCATCCAGGTGGAGCTGACCCTGTCGCCGGACGGGCGGATCACGCGCGGGCCGACGCTGATCAATCCGCAGTCTTCGTCCGTCTATCGCGCCGCCGCCGACGGCGCCCTGCGCGCCCTGCGCCAGACCGCGCCGTTCGACGTGCCCGAGGGCTTCCCCGGCGGAGCCTATCGTCCGACGTTCAACACGGAACGGGCCTGTCGCAATCGCTGA
- a CDS encoding TA system VapC family ribonuclease toxin, whose amino-acid sequence MTYLLDVNVLIALVDPRHVFHDTANGWFHREAARSWATCPITENGLVRIVGNSRYRNPVGPPSEVVRILELLRDMAGHVFWPDAISLANDRLFDPSALTTPEQITDAYLLALAVSNGGRLATLDRRLSPDAVKGGRAALHLITNA is encoded by the coding sequence TTGACCTATCTGTTGGACGTCAACGTGCTGATCGCCCTCGTCGATCCGCGTCACGTCTTTCACGACACGGCAAACGGTTGGTTTCATCGCGAGGCCGCCCGGTCATGGGCCACCTGTCCGATAACCGAGAACGGCCTGGTCCGGATTGTCGGCAACAGTCGCTATCGCAATCCGGTCGGACCTCCGTCCGAGGTCGTTCGGATTCTCGAACTGTTGCGGGACATGGCGGGTCACGTCTTCTGGCCGGACGCCATCAGTCTGGCCAACGATCGCCTGTTCGATCCATCGGCCCTGACGACGCCCGAACAGATCACCGATGCCTATCTACTGGCTCTGGCCGTCTCGAACGGTGGTCGCTTGGCGACGCTTGATCGCCGCCTTTCGCCGGACGCGGTCAAGGGCGGCCGAGCGGCCCTTCACCTGATCACCAACGCCTGA
- the pal gene encoding peptidoglycan-associated lipoprotein Pal, protein MKTSRILTLAMVGCAVAAMAACARKPVEGVVPTTPTAPTGPAYPTAPTGPVSGGNMGAAAPGSEQDFVVNVGDRIYFDLDSYDVRPEAMPRLDAQAQWLARYPQVTIRIEGNADERGTRDYNLALGARRAEAVRTYLINRGVPAGRIDTISYGKERPIAEGSSEDSWARNRNAHTAIVSGAPR, encoded by the coding sequence ATGAAGACTTCCCGCATCCTTACCCTGGCCATGGTCGGCTGCGCCGTCGCCGCCATGGCGGCCTGCGCCCGCAAGCCGGTGGAAGGCGTCGTGCCGACGACCCCGACCGCCCCGACCGGTCCCGCCTATCCGACCGCGCCGACCGGCCCGGTCTCGGGTGGCAACATGGGCGCCGCCGCGCCGGGCTCGGAACAGGACTTCGTCGTCAACGTCGGCGACCGCATCTACTTCGACCTGGACTCCTATGACGTCCGTCCCGAAGCCATGCCGCGCCTGGACGCCCAGGCCCAGTGGCTGGCGCGCTATCCCCAGGTGACGATCCGCATCGAAGGCAACGCCGACGAACGCGGCACCCGCGACTACAACCTGGCCTTGGGCGCTCGCCGCGCCGAGGCCGTGCGCACCTATCTGATCAACCGCGGCGTGCCGGCCGGCCGTATCGACACCATCAGCTACGGCAAGGAGCGCCCGATCGCCGAGGGATCGAGCGAGGACAGCTGGGCGCGCAACCGCAACGCCCACACCGCCATCGTCTCGGGCGCGCCGCGCTAA
- a CDS encoding CopG family transcriptional regulator, which yields MRTTLAIDDDVLNAARAIAVHQDRTVGEVVSELARQALQKRETTVRFRNGVPLLPDRPGPMVTLEDVNALRDELP from the coding sequence ATGCGCACCACCCTCGCCATCGACGACGACGTGCTGAACGCCGCACGAGCCATCGCGGTCCATCAAGACCGAACGGTCGGCGAAGTGGTGTCCGAGCTCGCGCGACAGGCGCTGCAAAAGCGGGAGACGACCGTCCGCTTTCGCAATGGCGTTCCCCTTCTGCCAGATCGACCGGGACCAATGGTCACGCTGGAGGATGTCAACGCGCTCCGCGACGAACTGCCTTGA
- the tolR gene encoding protein TolR: MALGGGASGGGSRRGRRGRRGPLTEINVTPLVDVMLVLLIIFMISAPLLTVGVPVELPKTEASAVETNNEPLSVSIDQQGAIFIGDSETAFNDLAVRLLTEAGGSDKAAERPVFVRADGRAPYQAVARVMARLSASGFTKLNLITDTAPEA; the protein is encoded by the coding sequence ATGGCGCTGGGCGGCGGTGCGAGCGGCGGCGGGTCGCGTCGCGGGCGGCGGGGGCGCAGAGGCCCCCTGACCGAGATCAATGTCACGCCCCTGGTGGACGTGATGCTGGTGCTGCTGATCATCTTCATGATCTCGGCGCCCCTTCTGACTGTGGGCGTGCCGGTCGAACTGCCCAAGACCGAGGCCAGCGCGGTCGAGACGAACAACGAACCCCTGTCGGTCAGCATCGACCAGCAGGGCGCCATCTTCATCGGCGACAGCGAGACCGCGTTCAATGACCTGGCCGTGCGTCTGCTGACCGAGGCGGGCGGATCGGACAAGGCGGCCGAGCGTCCGGTCTTCGTGCGGGCCGACGGCCGGGCCCCCTACCAGGCGGTGGCGCGGGTGATGGCGCGGCTGTCGGCCTCGGGTTTCACCAAGCTGAACCTGATCACCGACACGGCGCCGGAGGCCTGA
- the tolQ gene encoding protein TolQ has protein sequence MTMPVDASMMNPVELFLTADWVVKSVMIGLAAASLWSWTIIIDKGVRFFALNKQADEFEKAVQSGRSLEDVATQAGPAPEHALPRMLVIALSDWREARQKGALNDHQGDLLMIRIDRALNSLISREGQRIENGLGVLSVVATASPFIGLFGTVWGIMNAFGRIAAAGNTNLTTVAPAIAEALFATAIGLAAAIPAYIAYNKFSIDAGKFTGRLEAFADDLQAAVARRLGSSATPPAPAPTPTSGLNLKRGV, from the coding sequence ATGACTATGCCTGTCGACGCCTCGATGATGAACCCCGTCGAGCTGTTCCTGACCGCCGACTGGGTGGTGAAGTCAGTGATGATAGGCCTGGCGGCGGCGTCGCTGTGGTCCTGGACCATCATCATCGACAAGGGCGTGCGGTTCTTCGCCCTGAACAAACAGGCGGACGAGTTCGAAAAGGCGGTCCAGTCGGGCCGGTCGCTGGAAGACGTGGCGACCCAGGCCGGGCCGGCGCCGGAACACGCCCTGCCGCGCATGCTGGTCATCGCCCTGTCGGACTGGCGCGAGGCGCGTCAGAAGGGGGCGCTGAACGACCACCAGGGCGACCTGCTGATGATCCGCATCGACCGGGCGCTGAACAGCCTGATCTCGCGTGAAGGTCAGCGGATCGAGAATGGTCTGGGCGTGCTGTCGGTCGTGGCGACGGCCTCGCCCTTCATCGGCCTGTTCGGCACGGTCTGGGGCATCATGAACGCGTTCGGCCGCATCGCGGCGGCGGGCAACACCAATCTGACCACCGTCGCGCCGGCCATCGCCGAGGCCCTTTTCGCCACGGCCATCGGCCTGGCGGCGGCCATCCCGGCCTATATCGCCTACAACAAATTCTCGATCGACGCGGGCAAGTTCACCGGCCGGCTGGAAGCCTTCGCCGATGATCTTCAGGCGGCGGTGGCGCGGCGCCTGGGCAGTTCGGCGACGCCGCCGGCGCCGGCGCCGACCCCGACCTCGGGCCTCAACCTCAAGCGGGGCGTCTGA
- the tolB gene encoding Tol-Pal system beta propeller repeat protein TolB encodes MRLNLLLASAAALALTASSVQTQAQVQAPPAQAGQPVEVEIDQGVLKPLQIAIVPFTGDHGREISDVVSGNLRRSGFFEPLDPAGFIETGLTLANAPNFPQWTQIGAQAVLYGAVTPRADNRLDVGFRLYDPYRQCQLVSYQFTATQEQWRRIAHKISDVIYQRMTGEAGFFDSRVLFVSEEGTQLNRINRLTIADQDGFNPTYLTQGDEVIMSPRFSISQPDEITYVALGKDYSRIYLRNLTTGRTESLGEFDGQVLAPRFSNDGNKIAFSIIRGGNTDIYVMDLRSRQLSRLTSDPGIDTSPSFSPDGSQIVFNSDRSGTARLYVMRADGSGQRPISRGGGVYTAPSWSPTGNLIAFTKQGGGRFSTGVMNADGSGERILSSSYFEEGPNWAPNGRYVMFARQTRGGDTRLWTVDLSGRVVAQAGYNGRGTDPAWSPLLDAPPSNIGLGQGADSCPN; translated from the coding sequence ATGCGTCTGAACCTTCTTCTGGCCTCTGCCGCCGCCTTGGCTTTGACGGCCTCCTCGGTCCAGACCCAGGCCCAGGTCCAGGCGCCTCCAGCCCAGGCCGGTCAGCCGGTCGAGGTCGAGATCGACCAGGGCGTGCTGAAGCCGCTTCAGATCGCCATCGTCCCCTTTACCGGCGACCACGGGCGGGAAATCTCCGACGTGGTCAGCGGCAATCTGCGGCGGTCGGGCTTCTTCGAGCCGCTGGACCCCGCCGGCTTCATTGAGACCGGACTGACGCTGGCCAATGCGCCCAACTTCCCGCAGTGGACCCAGATCGGGGCCCAGGCGGTGTTGTATGGGGCGGTGACGCCGAGGGCGGACAACCGGCTGGACGTCGGCTTCCGCCTCTATGATCCCTACCGCCAGTGCCAGCTGGTCAGCTATCAGTTCACCGCCACCCAGGAACAGTGGCGCCGGATCGCGCACAAGATCTCGGACGTCATCTATCAGCGGATGACCGGCGAGGCCGGCTTCTTCGATTCCCGCGTCCTGTTCGTCTCCGAAGAGGGGACGCAACTGAACCGGATCAACCGCCTGACCATCGCCGATCAGGACGGGTTCAACCCCACCTATCTGACCCAGGGCGACGAGGTGATCATGTCGCCGCGCTTCTCGATCTCGCAGCCGGACGAGATCACCTATGTGGCCCTGGGCAAGGATTACAGCCGGATCTATCTGCGCAACCTGACGACGGGCCGCACCGAAAGCCTGGGCGAGTTCGACGGCCAGGTGCTGGCGCCGCGGTTCTCGAACGACGGCAACAAGATCGCCTTCTCGATCATCCGGGGCGGCAATACCGACATCTATGTCATGGACCTGCGCAGCCGGCAGCTGTCGCGCCTGACCTCGGATCCGGGCATCGACACCTCGCCGTCCTTCAGCCCGGACGGCAGCCAGATCGTGTTCAACTCGGACCGGTCGGGCACGGCGCGCCTGTATGTGATGCGGGCCGACGGATCGGGTCAGCGGCCGATCTCGCGCGGGGGCGGCGTCTATACCGCCCCGTCCTGGAGCCCGACCGGCAATCTGATCGCCTTCACCAAACAGGGCGGCGGCCGGTTTTCGACCGGGGTGATGAACGCCGACGGATCGGGCGAGCGCATCCTGTCGTCCAGCTATTTCGAAGAGGGGCCGAACTGGGCGCCCAATGGCCGCTATGTGATGTTCGCCCGCCAGACGCGGGGCGGGGACACGCGGCTGTGGACCGTGGACCTGTCGGGCCGTGTCGTGGCCCAGGCCGGCTACAACGGTCGAGGCACGGACCCGGCCTGGTCGCCGCTGCTGGACGCGCCCCCGTCGAACATCGGCCTGGGCCAGGGGGCCGACAGCTGCCCCAACTGA